The following is a genomic window from Bacteroidales bacterium.
AAGCGATAATATACGATTTACCGGAAGCACTGCTGGATTTATAGAGCGGTGCTTCCGGGTTTTCAGAAGACAGAAGTCAGAAGACAGAAGACTAAAAAGATCAATTATTTTGGAAGAAGGAACTTACAATAATAAATCCAAATTAGATTCTGATTCATTCATTGTGGAGGAAAATGCAAAATCATTTGTTGAGTTGGCAGTTTGGCAAAAAGCTCATTCATTAGTCCTTGATATCTATTTGTTAACAAAGACCTTCCCAAAAGAAGAGTTGTATGGATTGACAAACCAGTTAAGGAGAGCTGCTGTATCGGTTCCTGCTAATATAGCCGAAGGTTTTGGAAGATTCAGCAAAACTGAAAAAGTAAGATTCTTCAATATTTCTCAAGGTTCATTAAATGAAGTTAAATACTTTCTTATTTTGGCAAATGACTTAAAATATGGTGAAGTAGAAATGCTAAAATCTAAATCGGAAGAAATCAGCAAAATCCTGGATTCATATATCAAAAGGATCAGAGAAGATAAATGAACTATCATCTTCTTCTGTCTTCTGTCTTCTGTCTTCTGTCTTCTGTCTTCTGTCTTCTGTCTTCTTTAAATTAACCCTCAAACCAAAAACCAATGAATAAGAATAAAATAATGAACCGTAACCTGGTGGTGATCGGTGCAATCATGATCCAGTTAGCACTGGGTGCCATCTATGCCTGGTCTGTTTACACAAAATCCTTAAGGGAAGCAGGCTGGTCAAAACAAGAAACCCAAATGGTCTTTTCCGCAGGACTTGCTTTATTTGCAATTGTAATGGTTATCGCCGGCCGCTTTCTGCAACATCCCAAAGTTGGTCCCAGGAAACTGGCTATGGCTAGCGGTTTTGTCCTGAGTGTCGGCTATATCCTGGCAGGAATTTTTGGTGCAGAAAACTTTACAACCACATTTATTTTTGTCGGAATTATTGGTGGGGCAGGCATCGGCCTCGGTTATGTTGTCCCGATCGCAGTCGGAATAAAATGGTTCCCGGATAAGAAAGGCCTGATCACAGGTCTGGCAGTTGCCGGTTTTGGTTTCGGCGCTACATTGTGGATGACATTGGCTGACAAACTTGGCCCTATCGGCGGAGGTGAACTTCTGAAAAACCTTGGTGTTTCCGGTACTTTTATCGCCTTTGGCATCGCATATTTTATTCTTGTTGAAATCGGGAGCTATTGGATGACATTTCCTCCCGATGGCTGGAAACCAGAAGGATGGAACCCACCCCAGGCAGATAAATCAAAATCTGTAGCCGGCTCAGTAACCCTTACCAGTTGGGAAATGTTAAGGACACCTCAATTTTACCTGATCCTGCTGACGTTTGCCTTTGGTGCAAGTGCAGGCTTGATGAGTATCGGACTGATGAAACTCTGGCCGATGGAAGCAATGGAAGCTCATGGTATTCCAAAGGAACAGGCAAGTGCTGCAGCAACCCTTGCAATGGCAGTGTTCTTTGCCCTGTTCAATGGGCTTGGAAGGATCATCTGGGGAATGATCAGCGACAAGATCGGACGCAGACTCTCGATCATCATTATGGCAGCAACTCAAGGTGTATTTGTTTTCCTCTTCCAGTGGATGGCAGGCAATGAATATACCCTGTTTCTTTTTGCAATGCTTATCGGGTTTAACTTCGGTGGAAATTTTGCGCTATTTCCAACCATTACAGCCGATATTTTCGGCACAAAATATGTCGGCATGAATTATGGCTGGGTGTTCCTTGCCTATGCCATTGGCGGTATATTCGGGCCGATAATGGGCGGAAAATTGGGGGATATGGGAAACTTCCCGCTTGCATTCACTATTTGCGGAATTCTTTGTATCGTTTCAGTTTTAACGATATCAATGGTTAAACCGGTTAAAAAAACAACTTAACCATTCTTAACCAAATCATTATGATTACGCCGGGTTTCAGTACTCTAAGCAGGACCGGATCCTGTATGCTGATCCCGGCGTAAATTTGTTTTGAAATTAATTTAACTTTGCAGTCGATTGAAACTATTTTTCTATATATGATTGTATAAAGATTGGCCATTCAATGGCAGGTACCCAATGATGGACCTCTCCCATCATCAATAAAAAATCGTCCATGCCAGTTTCGATATCTGAAGTTAAAACCAAACGGGATCTCACTCAGTTTATTTACCTTCCGTTAAAGTTGCACCGGACCAATCCCAAATGGGTTCCTCCCATTTACATAGACGAATGGAAATTTTTCAACCCCGCTAAAAACAAAGCATTTTCTTATTGTGATACTATCCTGATCCTTGCGAAAAAGGATAACGATGTCGTCGGACGTTTGATGGGGATTATTCACAGGGGTTACAATGAACTGAAAGGTGAGAAGACCGGTCGTTTCGGCTGGTTTGAGAGCATCGATGACCAGGA
Proteins encoded in this region:
- a CDS encoding four helix bundle protein is translated as MEENAKSFVELAVWQKAHSLVLDIYLLTKTFPKEELYGLTNQLRRAAVSVPANIAEGFGRFSKTEKVRFFNISQGSLNEVKYFLILANDLKYGEVEMLKSKSEEISKILDSYIKRIREDK
- a CDS encoding OFA family MFS transporter; the protein is MNKNKIMNRNLVVIGAIMIQLALGAIYAWSVYTKSLREAGWSKQETQMVFSAGLALFAIVMVIAGRFLQHPKVGPRKLAMASGFVLSVGYILAGIFGAENFTTTFIFVGIIGGAGIGLGYVVPIAVGIKWFPDKKGLITGLAVAGFGFGATLWMTLADKLGPIGGGELLKNLGVSGTFIAFGIAYFILVEIGSYWMTFPPDGWKPEGWNPPQADKSKSVAGSVTLTSWEMLRTPQFYLILLTFAFGASAGLMSIGLMKLWPMEAMEAHGIPKEQASAAATLAMAVFFALFNGLGRIIWGMISDKIGRRLSIIIMAATQGVFVFLFQWMAGNEYTLFLFAMLIGFNFGGNFALFPTITADIFGTKYVGMNYGWVFLAYAIGGIFGPIMGGKLGDMGNFPLAFTICGILCIVSVLTISMVKPVKKTT